CCATGTACAAATATTTTGATATGCAAAGGTGTGGGAACCGCTGAGCTAGCACATGCCAACAGTAGTCTAAATTATTAGAGTTCCGTACTATTAAAATTTccaaacacaagacacacaagtgAGGCTTGGTATCTGGCCACAGCGAGTCAACATTTTGACAATGGGCCCCTTCGTGCTAACGTTACTGCTGTCAAGTGTCACATATATGGCTAGTTGACAGCTAGCTAACTTAAGCTACCGGCAGGCTGTCTCCAGGTTTTATTAcgttaaaacattttaagaccttttaatgGCAGTGGGAATGAAATACAAGACCAAGTTTGCAACTGAAATAAACgacaaaatgaaaagcaactGAAGATCCATCAGAGTACAAGTGCGGGTGTGACTTGTAGGCTACTGAGTTCATTTCTCACCGGAAAACATCTCTTCAGGAAACCGCAACATTTTAAGACCTTCAAAACAAAATTTACgaattatattttatatgtgTATTCATAACCTCAGCTTAAACATTGTGATATAATAAATTGTAAGACTTTCATAGGACCAACAGACACCTCGTAACGGCACCGGGGGAAAGGCTAACgtcagctagctagctctacTAGCTAGACTGAATGAACCCAATGAACTCAGTCCAAAAACAGTATGTATTTCACGTATTAGAAAGCCTCGTGGATAACAATTCAAATTGGTAAATATATACAGTCGGAGGCTAATATCATCAGGATTACATCACTGTGGCATTGCAAGTATAACGTTAGTTAGCGGCTAACAACGTTACAAATTAGCAAACTAGCTAGTTTGCGGAGCACAGTGAAAGTGTTGCACAATGTGATTTGGGAGGTCCGGATCAGGTCTGATTTTAAAGACAAGAAATTGTTGTGTTTCAGCTCCCCAGGTGCGAGCTTGCTGGTTCAGCCATGTCAACATCTCCACAATATTTCGGAGTGGTTAGACAGTCTGGTATCCCCATGCTTTCCACCAACACGGAGCTAACTTTTGCTATGCAGCTAATAATGCTAGCGCGCTAGCTAGCTATTAAGGAGCtaatgtgtacacacacttgCCTGGACAAATTTCACTTGGTTCACACTGAGATCCcaaagtgttgttgttgttgttgttgctgctgctgttgttgtcgtCGCCCGCCTAACAAACTGACGAGCAACCGCcgtatttaaaaaagaaaatatctaAAGGCTAAGTTACATGCCTCGGTTTAGTGGCTGGCTGACAGTAGCAGCGTTAGTTTACTGGTTGTCAAATCCCAGTGAGACCTCTCCACTCCGACCTCTCACCCTTCACTGGGACAACAGAGACACGGCGACATCTAGTGTGAACACTGAGatatgatgaaaacatttcacaccATTTCAGTTCCTTTTTATTCATCCACCAAAACTTACAGTAATGTTATAACGTCTTTCAGTGGTAAGACGATTGTAGGTGACATTAAATCTCTTATTTATTGGTTATGTCAAAGTCTCCTGGGCAAACACCAGAGGTCCCTGTGACCAATAATACTTTATCTATGGTCTAGGATTAATTATCAGTCACTTTAATTCAATCTCAGTCTGTGGAAAAACTGCTCCTATTGTGTTCCACGGTTGTGAAAAATGGGTAAATTCATGTCGACAAAAAAAATTGACTCATCCGGCCAACTAAATATTAGACGACAGCATGACATTGTCTGTAGTCCCACCTTCAGCAGACAGAATATCCATCCCTGCAGTGAAGTGTTGCGGACACTTTGGCAGgaaaccaaccatcatttggatgTCCGATAGTATTACACTAATATGTTTGTCTCATAAAACACTAAAACCAGCCATCACGAACAGCGGTGAAAGAAGTTAGCTTCCTGCCCCGAGGGGTCGGCTGCTGGCAAAAGACGAACGAGCAAGTAGAATGGTGCGACTAGAGGACAGCGCTGGACGTCCCACGGGCGAAGAAGGAGGCTCCTTTATCATGGACCTTATACTGGAAGAGTTTCTTCTGCATCTGCCGCCCGTCGCCTTGCCGCCTCCTCCAACACACTTCCACCTGGAGACCAAGGAATATATGCAGACATTTTTACTGCAGAATTTCAGCATCTTGTTATATGTATTGTATCGACCATTTATATGTATGCAAGCTCCTGCTGACTTTGTACCATGTGTATTACTAGGTACTGTGTCCCTTTTTAAGTTAGTGATATGCCAATTTCACCAAGACATACACACTAAAATAGGAAAATATGAgccaaaaaaaaggaaaataaggatgggacaataaccagTATTACTATATAtcagagtaaaaaacaaaagcgGTTATGACACTGCCACTAATATTTATTACCAGttttattttccccaaaaaCGGGGAGCCCTCTAATAAATGTTATATTCATGTTGATGACTGAGTCAAAGTTGATGCAGACCAGTAGCACTTTATCTGACTTTATTGATTTTAGATgctgttatttggatttttattcgTGTCGTTTAAAACTATCCTTACAGCTCCTACAAGCTTACCCagcattttgtaattttgttatttaagaaaaaagtcaaatgtcttgtgattgcTATGATAAATTATGAAGATAATATCGTTtatcaagataattttggtTAACATAATGTTACtgtgaaattttcatatcggcACAGGCCTAGTGGAAAATGTATGTAATATTGAtcagaatgaaaaacactttattCTCCACATATGTACttgtactacacacacacacatgcgcacacacacacacacacctgtccgtGGATGTCCCTGCAGTAGCCGGTGGGGAGACCCTGGACTTGGAGTGTGAGGCTGCACTGGTGTGTCAGGCCCTTCAGGAGCCTCTCTGGGCCTTCCTCATCCCcgtcgtcctcctcttcctcgccctCACAGCGCACCAGCATCACCATGTTCCCCTGCAGTCACAAGTCAAGTCATGGTTACAATATGCACGGGTTAAGAAGTTTAACCTCATCTATGTGAGCTTTGCACAGGGAGATTATTTCACATCACATACAGATCAAAAACAGGGAGATAAAGGTGAAAATAAGAGTGTTGCCATTAGTTAATTAATAGGAGACTCTCTCTTCTTTCAGTTTAATCAAATTACAGTCAAAAATATCAACACTCACACTGTTTACCTGTCTACATTACAGAACATACAGCATCCCACATGCACAGAATAAGAGAACTCTGTTATCTGAGTGATTAGTTTTACCTGACGTAATTTCTACAGGGAAAATAACCAACCGCTGGTAAAAGAGGCCGGTATCTTGACTGATGCGGGTGCAGTCTGTAACAGCTGTACATGCACACTGGGGTTGTTCAACTTTTTGTGACCGACCAACCGGCAGAGAGTGACTTAAACTAGcagctggtcgcagctaaaaaggaaatgctgatgttcactgtgtttttcaATGGGAATTTGGGATTTAGGCATATACAATCAGGATCAGGCAGATAGCGACTGACTgatagtatttatttattgttattttaatgtgaaaatgttgcatactgcagctttaaactaTTCCTATGTTGTGATAAGATAAGAGAGAATCCAACCTGCAGCTGGGAGCAGACGGAGGCTCGGCAGTAGTGGCTGAAGTCCAGCGCCGCTCCGACGCTCACGCCCAGACTGAGCAGCACACTGAGGTCGTCCACCAGCAGCACCGGGGGTCCCCACGCCTCCCcgccgccctcctccccctccccaccctccccGGCCCCCGGACCGCTCACACTGGCCCGGACAAACTCGTACAGACTCCGCAGGCCAACAGCAGGATCCCTGAAGACAGAGGAGTGAGGTGgaagcagatggagagaggagacgggaggagaAAGGCAACAAGGTGTCAGACTGATAAAGGTGTCTTATGTAGTTCATTACAGAGTTCCTGCACAAGTCTGGAAAAAAGAATTTGGTGTTTTTTAACTGGAAAAGTTTAGAAATTGCACAGACAACTTGGGAAAAGTGTGAAAATATATTGTAAATGTCCCAATATAAATACGACTACatgttttctgtggttttagacCCCCCTCATCTCACATTTCTgatatttgttgctgtgaagTTCATCTACAGAATGTTATGGCACACTTAGTAAGAGCAAGATCACTATCTACTTTGTTTGTGCAGGTAAGACAAAAGACAAAGTAGCTTATGAAACCAACAGACAAAAGATAGAaataagcaaaacaaacaaacaaaaaaagaaaaacacagatgaagcACTGGTACCTTAGGAAGTCCAGTGCTTGACTTTCTGTATTGGATTCCTGAGGAAGCAGAACAGACAACGATTCCTTCAGTCCCTCTAGGAATACCAGCTGGCCTTTTTCCTTTGCCTGGGCCAGACTCAcaccctggacacacacacacacacacacacacaaagttacaTCTCTTGCCATCATTCGACGTGTACATACCTGAGAAATACAACACCAGAGGGATGACTGCTAGGGAGACTCATCAATATCTCACTGACTGTACTGTAGATCAAAAAAGTCACTTCTAATGAAACTCTCCTACagagtctctctcctcttcatgcatgtaaacaaagcaaTGCAACCATGTACGTGGAGAAGAAACAACAGGAATGGCAGGATGACAGACTCACCAGTCTCTGGCTGACTGCACTGTAGTGGCTGAAGGACTGCACCAGACCCAGGAAGCACACCCTGCAGCGCGCTGGGATACAGAAATGAGACAACATGCCATCAGATGCAGATGTTTATTGAGCAACCTCACTGTTAAGCAAAGGCAAAGTGGAGAGGCtgctttttgtttctgtgtagcCAGAATTTGACGACTAAAACCACACTTTTTAAATCTGGCATTCCAACAGTTTTGCATTACTATTTTACTTATCTATTACTTTATCATTTTGAGCTGCAATTCATGTATGAAAGGTGCTTTACACATAAcgtttagtattattattagtagtagtagtagtagtcgtagtagtagtagtagtagtagtagtagcagcagtaatagtagtagtagtagtagtagtagtagtagtagtagtagtagtagtagcagcagcagtaatagtagcagtagtagtagtaatagtagcagtagtagtagtagtagtagtagtagtagtagtagtagtagtagtagcagcagcagtaatagtagcagtagtagtagtaatagtagcagtagtagtagtagtagtagtagtagtagtagtagtagtagtagtagtagtagcagcagcagcagcagcagcagcagtagtagtagcagtagtagtagcagtagtagtagtagtagtagtagtagcagcagcagtaatagtagcagtagtagtagtaatagtagcagtagtagtagcagtagtagtagtagtagcagcagtaatagtagcagtagcagtagtagtagtagtagtagcagcagcagcagtaatagtagcagtagcagtagtagtagtattactgttAACATCCGTGGTTCAGCATTTTCCCTGGATTTGGCAATACACTGCCAAACACAACAACTCACCTCGCagataaaaagagaggaagTGGTGAATAAGGAAAGAGgcatcagtctgtctgtcagacaccAGGATAAACTCTCCCTGTAAAACAATGTTACACAGATCTGTATTAACTTTCACAGTTTCGGAGTACATAATGAGGCTTTGGTACAAGAACAACATCTCACAGGACAGTGCAAGACAGTGTACTAATCATGATATTACTGCAAGTTACACAGCAAAattcaacaaacaaaacaactacCACAAGTACATCtaacaatatataaaatgtaaaacaccAAGCTAGCTGTCGGCAGTGTTAAAAATGTGAACTAGTCACCTGTGTGAAGCTGTCGGGACTGGTGTTCAGGATGCTGTTGAGCTCTGTAAACATAGCTAACCTACTGTACTAACAACTGGAACTGAATCTAAGATGAGCTGTTTGCAAGTGAGACAAAATACCAAACACAGAGGAGGTACTTTCAATCTTAGCTTCTTTTCAGTCTCTTGTAATTGTAACTGAATTGTAGCAAAGTCAGAGATTCTTGATATTGCAATTCATTACTTGACAGcttgttttatttctctctgctgctaCGCTAACGTCAGATAGCATGCTAGCACCAGAGAGGGGGTAAAAGGAAGCAAAGAggtctcactctgcctctatTTCCGGGTACTGGAAACGTCATACTGTTGCAGATATCTTCCGTTAAAACGAGGCTAACGTTTATTTAGACCAAATTACACACAAACCGAAAAAAATGTTAACATCTAGAGCTAAAATGTACCTTCTCACGAGTTTCTgagaaaaacaatgttgtttcaGGTCTGTACCAGATTGGTCACTATGGCAACGGCTCTGCTTATGCCATCTCTGTGTGAGGCAGAATTGCTGAAGGAGTGAGTCATCAGCTTAATAAACGGTCTTTGCTAGCACATGGTGACTTCTTCGTCGCTTTTATTTCCTTGCTTGTTGACTTTCACACACTGCTACCTGCTGGTTGTACTGTGCTAGTGGCTGGAATATGATGactgacacatacagtacacacacacacacacacacacacacacacacacacacacacacacacgcacacacacacacacgcacacacacacactctctgccaaacagaagctgctgacagctgatGCCATTGTTctttatatttgaccattttcatgtaaaaaaaataaaaaaataaatgtaaatattcagtgtttcctctagagttttcttcttgtcagggtggaaaagcctctgaaacattcagaccatcatgggaaactaaaactctccattgaaaccaggaGGATGAGAATAATAATTtgtttaattggaaaaaaaggCCTGAAGATTACACTTTAcacaaaattacttttttttttctttctttttgctcGACATTTAGCAGGAGTGGTGAGCGCAGTGAAACCTCATCTACACTATCACTGCCCTTTCCTTTTTATAGATACTGATTAATTATGAAGGAGATAATGGTTATTAGGCAGGAAAGGTCACTTAAATTTGTGATTCATTTCAAGGATTTCAAAGGACTTTCCGGGGGAAGGGAGCAGGCTTCACAGTGAGAGAGTTGTCATTTATTCTGCCAGTCAGACGAGCTTTTCCACATTAGCAATAATTCTGCATGACTGTATCTATTAATAATTTCCATAAATGTTTAAAgaataaaagtttaaaaaatactGGTTTCTGTCACAGACCTGGAGCTAAACCGACATCTCAACTGATGTCCATCTCTTACtgtaatttacaaaaaaaaatcaccgaacaattaaatgaatagataaaatgtgaaaaaaaaattgcaggtttttctgtttttctgtatctgtggtcagggaggaaccttcATCATATAAGcgatggacaacactgactggcccataTCTGATATTTCTTAAAAGACAATAATCGGCTGGATTTATTGATCTAACGCTGGTAACCAGTGTCTGTTTATTGGACAAGGATCTACAGATGGGCTTGCAAGGAAGGAAAACTCGACCTGGGACAGTTTCGAtccatcagtctctctcttatGTGTCCGGTACTCTCCTGCTGCACCACTCTGCTTAACGCTCCTCACACTGATGAGTTACAGATGTAGCTACACTGCAGCCATTTAGACACAGAGGGGAAATCAATGAATCGCATAATGAAATGGAGATATAGATCAAGAGTTTGCTCAGACAGAGTTTAGCAGACGATGGCTTCAACACATCGTCCTCAGCACGGCTCCGCTGCACCACTCTGTCTTTATAAATCACAGTGTGAATGATACATGGAAGGAGAATTACTGTTTAACAGAAGGAGCTTCTGTAGAGATGTGGCTTAAGGGTTTTGATTAAAGGACacagcagaggatggtttcagTTCATCAACCTCTACGTTTTGGGCCAGGCACACTTCTGCAGTAGTCCACTTCAATCACAAATTTCACCTGTAATTATTGTTTAGTCAGTCAGAGGAATAACTGTTATGTAATAGAAGTAGAAACATGAAATTTTGCCTCTGACAAAGGACCAGTTTGCAGAGGATGGTTTggatccatcgacctctgggtacATATAGTATACAGGGTATATCTGGGTATATATAGTATACATACTATATATGGATTTAGATTTTATTCATCAAGCGGCATCAGCATCAAGGACTGTAAAAGTAGAAAACTGGGTTCAAGTCAAAATGTTGGTAAAGAAACATTAAGTAGGAAATGGTTTTGATTAATTGACCTCCGGGTTATTATTACTTCTTTAACAGGAAGTTCCTtctacatgaaaaaaaaatgtaattactgttTTACATTCAGAGGTACAAACATCAATGgctaacttttgttttttttcaaacgtGCAGCAGTGCACTGTCTGGGTTATTTGAAGCATTTTGTatcaattacaattacaatttcccatttggcagacgcttttatccaaagctaCGTACATATATGAGATTtgaatacaacacaagcaaggatctagtcaggagagaacaacgagagtaagtgtcAGTATCATAAACCAAATTATCTGCCAGAAAATGTCTTATTTCTTTTGACTTCACCAACTCATATAAGAACCCATATAAGAAGAGCCGTTTTATTTTCATCACATCAATACTTGAAGATCAATGCTaacaaaaggtgtgtgtgtgtgtgtgtgtgtgtgtgtgcttgtgcgtgtgaaGGGACGGTGATCAGAAAGAGATCCTGCATCTATTTATCAGCTTTTTCCTGAAGTGTGATcagtgttagggttagtgttggtttgtgtgtgtacatccttCTTACACTGTTAAATCCATGATCCACGTAGAACAGCTGAATGAAAACGGGagataaaaaaatgtatttatttttccagtcaGCAGATGGCAGTGTGTAGCTCTGAAGCGGCTCCACatcaaagacaaaaagacagtaAACGGCACGAGTTTGATGTTAGACAACCTGAAACCGCACTTGATGCCATGCAGCACCTTCTCCTGACAGACCAGACCGTCTTTAAACTGGAAGACTCGGGTTTAAGTCCCATGTcgagacactgaatccctaccaagaacaagaaagaaaaaagagaaaaggcaagaaaaaaagagaatttccccacaGCGATCattaaagtatcacattattaataTAGTGTTATTTTACACTGCTGAGTCAAACTTGAATGAGCTGACTTGGTTGAATATACCAGAGTACAGATACTGTGTCATGAAAAGACGAATATGAAACAATCCAATCCGCTGTCATTGACCGGCCGTTTGGCAAACTGCCTGTTAACTCGGATACACTGCTAACTGTTGGCACAAATGcgtaaatgtgtaaataaaccCCGGTGTTGCTGCCTCTGTCAGCAGCCCGCCTGCctgcagcaggacagcagggacagagagagactgtcccgtAACTAAAAGaccacaggtttgatccctgcaacgTTGgtgtgtcctgctgaagtgtcgcTGAGCAACACACTGAGGCTCAGTTACTGCTGAAGTCacaataaaatgacttttttcatCTTAACTagttctccatatcataacatacacctaCTTAACAATAAACGCCAAAACAAATTACATGTTTTTTGAATTTGCGACAGCTCAAGATTAAATGCTGGAGGAAGCAGGTggtcctctccatccatccagttcttCTGAGTTACTTTCCATGTTTGTCCCTGTTATGTCCcgtcccaacatcctgtttcaaccggaaATACAATGAATTCTGGAAGAAAAACGTcatcaaaatgccatttccttgtgacttttAGTCTCTCTGagtaagagcatcagctaaatacctacaatgtaaatatacacattcacataacCACGTTAAAGATGAGGCTGGAGTCCGTCAGGGCGTGCAGGGCGTGACAGTCCACggccttgacctctgaccctcgaTGATGACGGAGGCGGGTAGCGAGCGGATGCTCTTGGGGCTGCAGACAGAACAGGGGGGGGAGGGCGGGTACAGGTC
The Centroberyx gerrardi isolate f3 chromosome 12, fCenGer3.hap1.cur.20231027, whole genome shotgun sequence genome window above contains:
- the elp6 gene encoding elongator complex protein 6, with translation MFTELNSILNTSPDSFTQGEFILVSDRQTDASFLIHHFLSFYLRARCRVCFLGLVQSFSHYSAVSQRLGVSLAQAKEKGQLVFLEGLKESLSVLLPQESNTESQALDFLRDPAVGLRSLYEFVRASVSGPGAGEGGEGEEGGGEAWGPPVLLVDDLSVLLSLGVSVGAALDFSHYCRASVCSQLQGNMVMLVRCEGEEEEDDGDEEGPERLLKGLTHQCSLTLQVQGLPTGYCRDIHGQVEVCWRRRQGDGRQMQKKLFQYKVHDKGASFFARGTSSAVL